One window of Candidatus Nitrospira kreftii genomic DNA carries:
- a CDS encoding hypothetical protein (conserved protein of unknown function), protein MRLLDPLPLEKLRDEFRLSMRQLFVELCRELHADHVALTRKLSIPTAFLGSLRSEFPPDIYSNWKVVGWIETLNDLVYLLDVIRQFEEEQDRPEFAEQLLAECQEKFFEHGYLDDLFPTGQPQTSGLEKRLFALCKRLAQELVQESLCFDPTVPVRWCRSHKVRYWNVPGTLATNCERSEIAGTIAIGTGEAWCQAPSEIRRALRQSSGRVVFRVEPTGMTVNVGKIVSPIWSSRGEDGQWQWACHPPIVAIQSNHDPVTVSPTLVYGKDRQPRTVKATDRRQVERIARAWQTIELAWPEGHDVLRLLTSRIVPLQAKGVVSFSYRHRPGLSFINCFDRGNLDLIDDLIHENSHHHLNLLLRKHVMYRGDHNQQIFYSPWRRRLRPLRGILHATFTFTMGALLFQRLSSWGSGRRGMGRWKKAGLIQRDLQRAHFRCLEEVASVRYSLQDLHYADYHLGWLTGSGRRLVGQLAEAIDRVECESKRFESEVEHSQFGSALRKHIKELQQARQTYGPVRLSKA, encoded by the coding sequence ATGCGTCTTCTTGATCCGCTGCCTCTTGAGAAATTGCGAGATGAGTTTCGTCTCTCGATGCGACAGCTGTTTGTTGAACTGTGTCGAGAACTGCATGCCGACCACGTTGCTCTGACCAGAAAATTAAGTATTCCAACCGCTTTCCTTGGCAGTCTCCGCTCAGAGTTTCCACCGGATATCTATTCCAACTGGAAGGTTGTGGGATGGATCGAGACACTGAACGACCTCGTATATCTCCTGGACGTGATCCGGCAGTTCGAAGAGGAACAGGATCGGCCTGAGTTTGCTGAGCAATTACTAGCCGAGTGTCAGGAAAAGTTTTTTGAACATGGCTACCTAGATGATCTCTTTCCGACGGGGCAACCACAAACGAGTGGCTTAGAAAAGCGGCTGTTTGCGCTGTGCAAGCGGCTGGCGCAGGAATTAGTTCAGGAGTCTCTATGCTTTGATCCGACAGTGCCGGTCAGATGGTGCCGCAGTCACAAGGTACGGTATTGGAATGTCCCGGGGACTCTGGCCACTAACTGTGAGCGCAGTGAAATCGCGGGAACGATCGCGATTGGTACGGGTGAAGCGTGGTGTCAGGCACCGAGTGAGATCCGGCGAGCACTGCGTCAGTCGTCAGGACGCGTGGTGTTTCGAGTGGAGCCGACCGGTATGACTGTGAATGTTGGCAAAATCGTGTCACCCATCTGGTCGAGTCGGGGAGAGGATGGGCAATGGCAGTGGGCTTGCCATCCACCAATCGTCGCCATCCAGAGCAACCATGATCCCGTCACCGTCAGCCCGACACTGGTCTATGGAAAAGATCGCCAGCCAAGAACTGTGAAAGCGACCGATCGGCGACAGGTTGAACGCATTGCTCGTGCCTGGCAGACCATCGAGCTTGCGTGGCCCGAGGGCCATGATGTGCTCAGGCTGCTGACTTCCCGTATTGTTCCGCTCCAGGCGAAAGGAGTTGTCAGCTTCAGCTACCGGCATCGACCGGGGCTCTCCTTCATCAACTGCTTCGACCGTGGCAATCTTGATCTTATCGACGATCTCATCCATGAGAACAGTCATCACCATTTGAATCTCCTGCTGCGGAAACATGTCATGTATCGAGGAGACCACAACCAGCAGATTTTCTACTCACCGTGGCGAAGGCGTCTGCGGCCGTTGCGCGGCATTCTTCATGCGACCTTCACCTTCACCATGGGTGCCCTGTTATTCCAACGGCTTTCGTCATGGGGTTCGGGACGACGCGGGATGGGGAGATGGAAGAAGGCGGGTCTGATTCAGCGAGATCTGCAACGGGCACATTTCCGTTGCTTGGAGGAAGTGGCGTCTGTCCGGTATTCACTCCAAGATCTGCACTATGCCGACTATCATCTCGGATGGCTGACTGGCTCTGGTCGACGTTTGGTTGGGCAGTTGGCTGAGGCGATTGACCGGGTTGAATGTGAGAGCAAGCGATTTGAATCCGAAGTGGAGCATTCTCAATTTGGTTCGGCGCTGCGAAAGCATATCAAGGAGCTTCAACAAGCTCGGCAGACCTATGGACCGGTTCGGTTGAGTAAAGCCTGA
- a CDS encoding hypothetical protein (conserved protein of unknown function) produces the protein MALYRSDLVLVLAEITPALRGGWIQKIHQPRPRTIIFAIRSLGQTYRLLISCELDVARLHLTTRPHQNPPTPPPFCQYLRAHFQGARLNEIHQITNDRIVELQMTGKEGPHTIVCELTGYKADMLVLDTERRVLRDLANKQDRIGQPYVPSVRTVVEGFENKPARFPGVAGSPFPVSTAIEAFYETQETAAAVDHAKMDRVRSLRKTIKKAQRLIEAWRGDLAKALVYKDYSRYGELLKANLGGITKGLDRITVTDYFDEHFPDVTIPLDPTKSPHSNMDEYFRKQRKYLAAERELQPRIQRAEQEIRTLQQELQEIAQGTWTPPTTRPQHEPAKTRARAVAGGEVSKRSHRHGPFRRFTSSDGLPIFVGRNARENDELTFGLAKSDDLWLHARGTPGSHVVVRLDKGSDPPPETLCDAATLALLYSDLKKSGKGEVIYTRRKWVKKAKGQAPGAVIVTQEKSLHISLDKTRLDALKNRRNQE, from the coding sequence ATGGCGCTATACCGATCGGATCTCGTCCTGGTCTTGGCAGAGATTACCCCTGCGTTACGAGGAGGTTGGATTCAGAAGATTCATCAGCCCAGGCCACGCACAATTATCTTTGCTATCCGCTCATTGGGTCAGACCTATCGCCTGCTAATCAGCTGCGAACTAGACGTTGCTCGACTCCACCTCACGACCCGACCTCATCAGAATCCTCCTACACCGCCCCCATTCTGTCAGTATCTCAGAGCTCACTTCCAAGGGGCCAGACTCAACGAAATTCATCAGATCACGAATGACCGGATTGTTGAGCTACAGATGACCGGGAAGGAAGGGCCTCACACAATCGTCTGCGAGTTGACTGGCTACAAAGCCGATATGCTGGTGCTCGATACTGAGAGACGCGTGCTCCGCGATTTGGCCAACAAGCAGGATCGTATCGGCCAGCCCTATGTTCCATCGGTTCGAACTGTAGTTGAAGGTTTCGAAAATAAACCCGCCCGTTTCCCAGGAGTAGCCGGCAGTCCGTTCCCCGTTTCAACGGCGATCGAGGCATTCTATGAAACTCAAGAAACAGCCGCTGCTGTCGACCATGCCAAAATGGACAGAGTTCGGTCCCTGAGAAAAACCATCAAGAAAGCACAGCGGTTGATTGAAGCCTGGCGTGGGGATTTGGCCAAGGCACTCGTCTACAAAGACTATTCCCGCTATGGTGAATTGCTCAAAGCCAATTTAGGTGGGATCACAAAAGGCCTCGACCGCATCACCGTTACCGATTATTTTGATGAGCACTTTCCTGACGTCACAATTCCGCTCGACCCGACGAAGTCCCCTCACAGCAATATGGACGAGTACTTTCGGAAGCAGCGCAAGTACCTGGCTGCCGAGCGAGAACTTCAACCACGGATCCAACGCGCCGAACAAGAGATACGCACACTCCAGCAAGAACTCCAGGAGATCGCACAAGGGACCTGGACTCCACCGACAACACGTCCTCAGCATGAACCGGCGAAAACCCGTGCTCGAGCAGTAGCAGGAGGGGAGGTCTCAAAAAGGAGCCATCGACACGGTCCTTTCCGTCGATTCACCTCGAGCGACGGACTCCCGATCTTCGTCGGGCGTAATGCCCGTGAGAACGATGAACTGACGTTCGGCTTAGCCAAGAGCGACGACCTCTGGCTGCATGCTCGTGGAACGCCCGGCTCTCACGTGGTCGTGAGGCTCGACAAAGGAAGCGATCCCCCACCCGAAACTCTATGCGATGCCGCGACCTTGGCACTGCTCTATAGTGATTTGAAGAAGAGTGGGAAAGGCGAGGTCATTTATACACGGCGTAAATGGGTCAAGAAAGCGAAAGGTCAGGCTCCAGGCGCCGTCATCGTCACCCAGGAGAAATCACTGCACATCAGTCTCGACAAGACCAGGCTTGACGCACTCAAAAACCGAAGGAACCAGGAGTAA
- a CDS encoding hypothetical protein (conserved protein of unknown function), whose protein sequence is MPSLEGMHHVGIAGAVLRGWVCCITLVSSVMATEAGTIESPKAIKVEKLLTLIRVSELESEYDSLTRKYVSDYEQQIKKSIASTYPDLVGEKKREVERLLDLFLKDIRKSIDQVETLHDHLKHAYSNNFGEDELDRLIAHYSSPLGEKDAGMKKSAAIEYNKMWTAQFMNQYKARVEKLFQIVALVAKGKGKQGA, encoded by the coding sequence ATGCCTAGCTTGGAAGGGATGCATCATGTAGGAATTGCAGGAGCTGTTCTGCGAGGATGGGTATGCTGTATCACGCTGGTTTCGAGCGTGATGGCAACCGAAGCGGGCACGATAGAAAGCCCGAAGGCCATCAAGGTAGAAAAACTGCTTACACTCATCCGCGTCTCAGAGCTCGAGTCTGAGTATGACTCACTCACCCGGAAATATGTCAGCGACTATGAACAGCAAATAAAAAAATCTATAGCGAGCACTTACCCCGATCTGGTTGGTGAGAAAAAGAGGGAAGTTGAACGGCTTCTCGACTTATTCTTGAAGGACATTAGGAAATCGATCGACCAGGTCGAGACTCTCCATGACCATTTAAAGCATGCGTATTCGAACAATTTCGGTGAAGATGAGCTTGATCGGCTCATTGCGCACTACTCCTCTCCGCTTGGAGAAAAAGATGCAGGAATGAAAAAAAGTGCGGCAATCGAATATAACAAGATGTGGACGGCTCAATTCATGAATCAATACAAGGCCCGAGTTGAAAAGCTGTTCCAGATAGTCGCTCTGGTTGCCAAAGGGAAGGGAAAGCAGGGGGCCTAG